TCCAGTTTCTTCTCTCAGTTGTTTAACAAGAGCAGCAGAAACTGTTACTGTTGGCGGCCTACAAAAGAGGATAACGCATATGTAAACTATACATTTTCAACCCGTGCAATTTCCTGAAAACATAGTGTTCAGATTTTTTCCTCCTGAGTAGTGTTCAGATTTTTTCTTTattggtttttatttttattttttttagttgttAGATTGTATGTAGAAAATCCATTCTTTATTGAGTTGGCCATACTATTGATATATTAAATACATATTGAGCATGCACTTACTTCTGAACAGTTTCCTTGGCTTCTGCTGAAGCAGGCTGCTCTTTTGCTGGTGTTGTAAATGTTTTTGCTGCAGTTTGTGCGGCCACCTCAGCAGCGAAATCCTGACTTTTCTTCTCCAGGCCCTCACCAAGATTGTAGCGAATAAACCTCCTCACTTTTATATTTTCACCAATAGTTGCGATTGTCTGTTTCACCCAGTCCTTTACCACAAGCTTGTCGTTCTTGATGTATGGCTGTTCCAACAATGCCAGCTCCTCGAGTCTTTTCCTGATTCGTCCTTCTACAATCTTTGATCTGATCTGCTCTGGTTTTGACAAGAGATCTTCCTTCTGCATCTCAATTTCTTTTTCCTTGTTAACAATCTCTTCAGGAACATCTTCAGTAACGAGATACTGTACTTGAGGGCATGCTGCCACCTGCATTGCTATGTCATCTACCAGCTCCTTGAAAATGTCACCCCTGGAGACAAAATCTGTTTCACAGTTCACCTCTACCAGGACTCCAATTCTGCTATCATGAATGTAAGAACCAATTCTTCCTTCAGCTGTGGCTCTGCTGGCTTTCTTTTCTGCACTAACTAATCCTTTCTTCCTAAGGAACTCCTGAGCTTTAACAATGTCCCCTCCAGTCTCTGAAAGGGCTTTTTTGCAATCCATCATTCCTGCTCCTGTTTCTTCTCGAAGCTGCTTCACCAGAGCTGGTGATATAGTTGCTGCAATCCATGGAAAAGTAAAAGTCAACAGACTCAACACACAACTAGAGGAAGATGTAACTTAATAGGCAAGCAAACACAGCTGAAGATGTGAAAGATCAGATTGGGACCAGCATTTTAGATTTATTAATAAAGCCCCATCCTTATGTCTTATTGATCTCATCTTAGGGGTGATACTAGGAAATGTTTCTAATAATTACAATGGTATCTGTCTTGGCATTAGCCCCCAACAACGGCATGATACAAGTTAATATATTGACAAATCACAAGAAGACTTGCAGCCAATGATATGATTTGGTATTAGATAACAAACTCTTGCTTGTCCAAAAGACAGGACTTGAGCCTCAGCAATGCAGCCATGGACAAGTagcaattattttgatttaatgttTAATTGTGAAATTAATGTCtttcattaattataattaagaagTTCAGATTTCTATTACTTGAGGGATTCTGTTATTGTTTAGGAATTTTAAGAAGTTCTATTAGGTTACTATTTTCCTATTTAAATTGGCTTAGTTTTTTATCCAATTTGAGGATCCTTAATCCAAGTAGTTTTAGGAGTAATTATTAGTCTATAAATACTtgtgtaattttaatattttcctaGAGCTTTATTATTGAGCTTGACAATTGagaatttgtaaaaaataaaatgttttttttttctctttctttttgaaTGTTCTTTGCAGTTCTACATTACTCATCTATCTCCAGATGGATCAGAATTCTCAGAACTTTTCACTTGATCTGTTTACAGCACCAAACTCTTAGGAAGATGACTGATAAAAAATGGAACTACACAGAAGTAATTCTAGAAAAAACTAAGCCACTTGCATATTTAGTAAAAAGGATTCCCAAAAATTATTTTAGGCAAATTAGTATGGTGTTTTCTTCAAAATTTTCAGATAGAGGATAAGACACATGATTTGCAGTTTAATGTACATGAAAAGTGAAGTTTGATGCAAGATCATAGACAAGTCAAAGAATAACAAACATGGAGAAGATAGAAACCTTTAGCCACACTCTCCTGAGTGGAAGAACTGCTGCCTTGTGCATTTGAATTTCTGGAGGTGCCATTTTCGTCGGGGACAGTTTCCACTTTTTCATTTTCAACTTGTATGGCAGAAGGAATTTCAGCCTGAATAGTAGATGTTTGAATTTCCACTTCATCCTTGGTGTTTCCAACTTGTTCGGGAGAAGGAATTTCGGCCGCAGCAGCAGATGTTTGAATCTCCACTTCGCCTTTGGTGTTTTCAACTTGTTTTTCAATTTCAACTTGTTCAGGAGAAGGAATTTCGGCCGCAGCAGCAGATGTTTGAATCTCCACTTCGCCTTTGGTGTTTTCAACTTGTTTTTCAATTTCAACTTGTTCAGGAGAAGGAATTTCGGCCGCAGCAGCAGATGTTTGAATCTCCACTTCGCCTTTGGTGTTTTCAACTTGTTTTTCAATTTCAACTTGTTCAGGAGAAGGAATTTCGGCCGCAGCAGCAGATGTTTGAATCTCCACTTCGCCTTTGGTGTTTTCAACTTGTTTTTCAATTTCAACTTGTTCAGGAGAAGGAATTTCGGCCGCAGCAGCAGATGTTTGAATCTCCACTTCGCCTTTGGTGTTTTCAACTTGTTTTTCAATTTCAACTTGTTCAGGAGAAGGAATTTCCGCCTCAGCAGCAGATGTTTGAATCTCCACTTCATCCTTTGTCTTTTCAACTTGTTTTTCATCTTCAACTTGTATTGCAGAAGAAATTTCAGAATCAGCAGCAGACGTTTGAGTAGCCAGTTCATCCTTAACGTTATCAACTTGGTTCTCCACTACTCCAAAATCCTGACTTTCTGAAGACAAGCAAGAAAAGaataagataaaaataataGTGTGAAGAAGCAACAGTAAAATACTATGTACAACTATAAATTCAGCTAAAAGGATACCAAAATCTCAAGGGAAAGCTAATACTACCCTTAAATTGAAGCAGAAGAAGATGAGAAGATGTGGCATCTGTAGTTTCATTTGTTATCATCTCAGGTGATAAGCAAACATGAATTCCCACCACAAATTGTCTTGGCCAAGCCAGCCCCATGAGGCCACGAGTCCTCAACAATATATCATAGAAAGAAGACTCTAGTACCATTCTTACCAAATAATTGTAGCTTTAATATTTCTTCACTTCCAGGACAagggaaaataattatttacttgACAGAACATTGACCCATATCTTAAAAGGATTCTTAAATAAAATctcagtttttaatttatattgcaAATGGTAGATACTATGCGAGTTTATAATAATCAAAGATAATTATGCAGAAATTATCTTAGGTTTTGAGCGGTCACCTTTAGCTTCTTGGGGAGGAAGAATATCTGCTTGCCCGCCTGAGCTACTAATACTGCCAATTTCATCAGCGCTTGTTGCTCCTGTGCCTTCATTTTGAACTGGTACAATAGAAGAAGTTAAGCCAGATTTTCCATCTTCCACCTCATCCGTTGAAGAAGCCTTCTCAATTATCTTATCTGCAGTAGATACACTCCCTTCCTCTGCTTCTTTCTCAACAGTTTGAAGCACCCCCTTAACACTTTGTGACGAGTTAGGCTCTATGCTTTCTGGTTTTTCATCATCGCCAGCACTACTGGATCCCACAGCAACATCTTTCGGAGTTGCTTCAGGATCCTCTACTGGTTTAACCACTTCTCCAACGAATTGTGATGTGCTTGACTCTATGCTTTCTGGCTCATCATCGCCAGAGCTACTGGACTCCACATTGAGTTCTTCTGGAGTAATTTCAACATCTTCTACTGTTTCAACCACTGTTGAAGAGACACATACCAATTCCTCGTCACTGCTTGGAGGCTGATCCTGATCCTGAACTTTTGGAATACCAGATACAGTTTCAGTCTGGTTTACCTGTCCTACTTCCACTGAAGTCTTTGGTTTCACAGgttcttttgccactatctcTATTTTCTCCCTCTCATCCAAAAACGCAGCAATATCCTTGTTCTTACGGAAAGCCAGCACAAATGGATTTGTTGCAACATGGACAACCCCTTGGCTAACCTCCAGATCAAAATCAttgtcttcttccttcttcattGTCAAGGTAACTTGTCCCCTTGCAACACG
The genomic region above belongs to Manihot esculenta cultivar AM560-2 chromosome 3, M.esculenta_v8, whole genome shotgun sequence and contains:
- the LOC110611968 gene encoding LOW QUALITY PROTEIN: polyprotein of EF-Ts, chloroplastic (The sequence of the model RefSeq protein was modified relative to this genomic sequence to represent the inferred CDS: inserted 1 base in 1 codon) produces the protein MTSIVSSSGTSISLIPGRVFTIKXNGLTKCSLPRKSLKHTLSSQRLVLPLLPSVGLFPLYRRDCASLHRSILHKVSATETDTDVVVEEPESTVENEDSVGAAEIPADAVETSEKTSIRSDANPAPAQARRSRPSRKSEMPTVKNEDLIPGAKFTGKIRSIQQFGAFVDFGAFTDGLVHVSRLSDSFVKDVGNVVSVGQEVTVKLVEVNMETGRISLTMRESDITNKPQERVDSPGTSGDKPKPARRNTPKPSQRKEVKSSKFVKGQDLDGTVKNLTRSGAFISLPEGEEGFLPASEESEDGLLNMTGGSSLQVGQEVNVRVLRVARGQVTLTMKKEEDNDFDLEVSQGVVHVATNPFVLAFRKNKDIAAFLDEREKIEIVAKEPVKPKTSVEVGQVNQTETVSGIPKVQDQDQPPSSDEELVCVSSTVVETVEDVEITPEELNVESSSSGDDEPESIESSTSQFVGEVVKPVEDPEATPKDVAVGSSSAGDDEKPESIEPNSSQSVKGVLQTVEKEAEEGSVSTADKIIEKASSTDEVEDGKSGLTSSIVPVQNEGTGATSADEIGSISSSGGQADILPPQEAKESQDFGVVENQVDNVKDELATQTSAADSEISSAIQVEDEKQVEKTKDEVEIQTSAAEAEIPSPEQVEIEKQVENTKGEVEIQTSAAAAEIPSPEQVEIEKQVENTKGEVEIQTSAAAAEIPSPEQVEIEKQVENTKGEVEIQTSAAAAEIPSPEQVEIEKQVENTKGEVEIQTSAAAAEIPSPEQVEIEKQVENTKGEVEIQTSAAAAEIPSPEQVGNTKDEVEIQTSTIQAEIPSAIQVENEKVETVPDENGTSRNSNAQGSSSSTQESVAKATISPALVKQLREETGAGMMDCKKALSETGGDIVKAQEFLRKKGLVSAEKKASRATAEGRIGSYIHDSRIGVLVEVNCETDFVSRGDIFKELVDDIAMQVAACPQVQYLVTEDVPEEIVNKEKEIEMQKEDLLSKPEQIRSKIVEGRIRKRLEELALLEQPYIKNDKLVVKDWVKQTIATIGENIKVRRFIRYNLGEGLEKKSQDFAAEVAAQTAAKTFTTPAKEQPASAEAKETVQKPPTVTVSAALVKQLREETGAGMMDCKKALSETGGDLEKAQEYLRKKGLSTADKKSSRLAAEGRIGSYIHDSRIGVLIEVNCETDFVGRSEKFKELVDDLAMQVVACPQVQFVSIEEVPESILNKEKELEMQREDLLSKPENIREKIVEGRVSKRLGELALLEQPFIKNDSVLVKDLVKQTVAALGENIKVRRFVRFTLGEATEDAKSETETSDE